One Streptococcus sp. zg-86 DNA window includes the following coding sequences:
- a CDS encoding MalY/PatB family protein codes for MGRFDFTTRPNRLAQHSVKWKSSEQDPDLLQMWVADMDFLPFPEIQEAVTQYATNYIFGYTYASDTLYQSIMDWEKMEHGYEVERDDIVLIDGVVPAISVALQAFTKEGDAVLINTPVYPPFARTVKLNQRQLVAHSLIKKNGRFELDIDQLEKDFIEHQVKLYIFCSPHNPGGRVWTTEELAQIGYLCQKHGVLLISDEIHQDLVLFGHRHTPFHTVDETFKDFSIILSSATKTFNIAGTKNSFALIPNAGLRKQFTKQQLRNNQHEIPALGLLTTEAAFRYGKPWLTELKPVLERNIRFVAEYLSSHTKIEVMKPEGTYLLWLDFSAYALSHEEIQDKLRKEARVVLNDGITFGKEGLYHTRFNAAAPFETVQEACERIAAAFGHKTAK; via the coding sequence ATGGGAAGATTTGATTTTACAACACGGCCGAACCGCCTGGCCCAGCATTCGGTAAAATGGAAAAGCAGCGAGCAAGATCCAGACCTTCTTCAGATGTGGGTAGCCGATATGGATTTTCTTCCTTTTCCAGAGATTCAAGAAGCAGTTACGCAATACGCCACCAACTATATCTTTGGTTATACTTATGCTAGCGATACCCTCTATCAGAGCATTATGGACTGGGAGAAGATGGAGCATGGTTATGAGGTTGAGCGAGATGATATTGTTTTAATTGATGGCGTAGTTCCCGCGATTTCAGTTGCACTTCAGGCGTTTACAAAGGAAGGCGATGCTGTTCTCATCAATACGCCTGTCTATCCTCCTTTTGCTCGTACAGTCAAGCTCAATCAACGTCAGCTGGTAGCTCATTCTCTAATTAAGAAAAATGGCCGGTTTGAATTGGATATTGACCAATTAGAAAAAGACTTTATCGAGCATCAGGTAAAATTGTATATTTTTTGTAGTCCGCACAATCCTGGTGGGCGTGTGTGGACAACGGAGGAATTGGCACAAATTGGTTACTTGTGTCAAAAACATGGCGTTTTACTGATTTCAGATGAAATTCATCAAGATTTAGTCCTATTTGGACACCGTCATACACCTTTTCATACTGTTGATGAAACTTTTAAAGACTTTAGCATCATTTTATCATCGGCGACCAAAACGTTTAATATTGCTGGAACAAAAAACAGCTTTGCCTTGATTCCAAATGCGGGCTTGCGAAAGCAATTTACCAAGCAGCAGTTGCGCAATAACCAGCATGAAATCCCAGCCTTGGGTCTTTTAACAACAGAAGCGGCCTTTCGCTACGGTAAGCCTTGGTTGACGGAATTAAAACCTGTCTTGGAGCGAAATATTCGCTTTGTCGCTGAGTATTTATCAAGTCATACTAAGATTGAGGTGATGAAGCCAGAAGGTACTTATCTCTTATGGCTCGATTTCTCAGCCTATGCCCTCAGTCATGAAGAAATTCAGGACAAGTTAAGAAAGGAAGCGCGTGTGGTCTTAAATGACGGCATCACCTTTGGTAAAGAAGGCCTATACCATACTCGCTTTAACGCAGCAGCACCATTTGAAACGGTTCAAGAAGCCTGTGAGCGAATTGCTGCAGCCTTTGGGCATAAGACAGCGAAATAG
- a CDS encoding cystathionine gamma-synthase codes for MVDYKVDTLLAHVGINADEKTGALVSPIHLSTTYQHPEFGQSTGFDYTRTKNPTRANLEKTLAAIEQADYALVTSSGMAALVLLFSGFPVGSRIVAARDLYGGSFRWFNEQEANGRFTFTYATNEEELLAQITDETDYVFIETPTNPLMVEFDITRVAEVAHAHGAKFIVDNTFYSPIYQNPIPLGADVVLHSATKYLSGHNDVLAGVLVTNDQILYDKLFYDQNTTGPTLSPFDAYLLMRGLKTLSLRMERSTKNAQKIVDYLRQSPAVREVYYTGKGGMVSVKVLDEQKIPIILNQLKVFTFAESLGGVESLITYPATQTHADIPAEVRHSYGLTDDLLRLSIGIEDAEDLIDDLKQALEDD; via the coding sequence ATGGTAGATTATAAAGTAGACACGCTATTGGCGCATGTTGGAATCAATGCAGATGAAAAGACAGGTGCCTTGGTATCACCGATTCATTTATCAACGACTTATCAACATCCTGAATTTGGTCAATCGACTGGCTTTGACTATACACGGACGAAAAATCCAACACGGGCCAATTTGGAGAAGACACTGGCGGCTATTGAACAGGCGGATTATGCCTTGGTGACAAGTTCTGGTATGGCTGCCTTAGTCTTGCTGTTTAGTGGTTTTCCAGTTGGGAGTCGGATTGTAGCTGCTAGAGATTTGTATGGTGGTAGTTTCCGTTGGTTCAATGAGCAGGAAGCAAACGGGCGCTTTACTTTTACCTATGCCACTAATGAGGAGGAATTACTAGCCCAGATCACAGATGAAACGGACTATGTGTTTATTGAAACACCGACCAATCCCTTAATGGTAGAATTTGACATTACCAGAGTAGCGGAAGTAGCGCATGCCCACGGGGCAAAATTCATTGTAGACAATACCTTTTATAGTCCTATTTATCAAAATCCAATCCCCCTAGGAGCGGATGTAGTGCTTCATTCGGCCACCAAGTATCTGTCCGGTCACAATGATGTCCTAGCGGGTGTGCTAGTAACTAATGACCAAATCTTGTATGACAAGCTCTTTTATGACCAAAATACAACTGGTCCAACTCTGTCTCCTTTTGATGCTTATTTGCTCATGAGAGGTCTTAAAACACTTTCCTTGCGAATGGAGCGCTCTACCAAAAATGCTCAGAAAATAGTAGATTATTTACGGCAATCACCAGCCGTTCGCGAGGTTTACTATACAGGAAAAGGTGGCATGGTATCTGTTAAGGTCTTAGATGAGCAGAAAATCCCTATCATTTTAAATCAACTAAAAGTCTTTACTTTTGCAGAAAGTCTAGGTGGTGTAGAAAGTTTGATTACCTATCCAGCGACCCAAACTCATGCAGACATTCCTGCAGAAGTTCGTCATTCCTACGGCTTGACAGATGATCTGCTCCGTTTGTCCATTGGTATTGAAGATGCAGAGGATTTAATTGATGATTTGAAACAGGCATTGGAGGACGACTAA
- a CDS encoding UDP-N-acetylmuramoyl-L-alanyl-D-glutamate--L-lysine ligase: MIKLETVLRILKNDQNFRQILHQGHYFYNWPDKEVFHQISYDSRKVDEKTLFFVKGAQFKREFLETAITQGLRFYIAEMDYEVGIPVIMVTDIKQAMSLIAMEFYGNPQDKLKLLAFTGTKGKTTAAYFAYSILTQSHKPAMLSTMNTTLDGQTFFKSTLTTPESIDLFAMMAEAVANGRTHLIMEVSSQAYLVKRVYGLTFDVGVFLNISPDHIGPIEHPSFEDYFYHKRLLMKHSRAVILNSGMDHFQVVKDQVLDMPHDIYGPHSDNHILSSHAFEFEASGILAGHYNIQLIGQFNQENAIAAGLACLRLGASLADVHTGIAATSVPGRMEVLTQTNGAKVFVDYAHNGDSVRKLLDVVLSYQTGQVILVLGAPGNKGESRRKDFGLLLNHYPDLQVILTADDPNREDPTAIAQEIQSYMERPSQIIVERERAIHTAMSMTRNAADAVIIAGKGADCYQIINDIKTPYDGDLTIAKRYLS; this comes from the coding sequence ATGATAAAACTAGAAACTGTATTACGTATTTTAAAAAACGATCAGAATTTCCGCCAAATCCTACACCAAGGGCATTATTTCTATAACTGGCCTGATAAGGAAGTCTTTCATCAAATCAGTTATGATAGCCGCAAAGTGGATGAAAAGACCCTCTTTTTTGTCAAGGGAGCTCAATTTAAGCGAGAATTTTTGGAAACTGCCATCACACAAGGCCTCCGCTTTTACATTGCTGAAATGGACTATGAAGTCGGCATTCCAGTCATTATGGTGACGGACATCAAGCAGGCTATGAGTTTGATTGCTATGGAATTTTACGGTAATCCGCAGGACAAGTTAAAACTCCTTGCCTTTACTGGTACAAAAGGGAAGACGACTGCTGCCTACTTTGCCTATTCCATCCTCACCCAAAGCCATAAGCCTGCTATGTTGTCCACGATGAATACGACTTTAGATGGACAAACCTTTTTTAAGTCGACTCTGACTACGCCTGAGAGTATTGATTTATTTGCCATGATGGCAGAAGCTGTTGCAAATGGCCGTACTCATTTAATTATGGAAGTTTCTAGCCAAGCCTATTTGGTCAAGCGAGTCTACGGTCTAACATTTGATGTCGGTGTCTTTCTCAACATCAGCCCGGATCATATTGGACCTATTGAACATCCTAGTTTTGAAGATTATTTTTACCATAAGCGACTGTTAATGAAGCATAGCAGGGCTGTCATTTTAAATAGCGGTATGGATCATTTTCAAGTAGTGAAAGACCAAGTTCTGGATATGCCACATGACATCTATGGTCCACATTCCGACAATCACATCCTGAGCTCTCATGCCTTTGAATTTGAAGCAAGCGGTATTCTCGCTGGGCATTACAATATTCAGCTGATTGGTCAGTTTAACCAAGAAAATGCCATTGCAGCTGGTCTTGCCTGCCTGCGTTTAGGAGCAAGCCTAGCGGATGTTCACACGGGAATTGCTGCAACCAGCGTTCCAGGACGAATGGAGGTACTCACACAGACAAACGGAGCCAAGGTTTTTGTCGACTATGCCCACAATGGCGATAGTGTTCGTAAACTGCTTGATGTTGTCCTTAGCTATCAAACAGGACAAGTGATTCTTGTCCTCGGTGCGCCTGGAAATAAAGGAGAAAGTCGTCGCAAAGACTTTGGTCTTCTCCTTAATCACTATCCTGATCTGCAGGTCATTCTCACAGCAGACGATCCTAATCGTGAAGATCCCACAGCTATTGCACAGGAAATTCAATCCTATATGGAGCGACCAAGCCAAATTATTGTTGAGCGTGAAAGAGCTATTCATACTGCCATGTCTATGACTAGAAACGCAGCAGATGCTGTTATCATTGCAGGAAAAGGTGCGGATTGCTACCAGATTATCAATGATATCAAAACCCCCTACGATGGTGACTTGACCATCGCCAAACGGTATTTATCCTAA
- a CDS encoding ZmpA/ZmpB/ZmpC family metallo-endopeptidase — MKEFYRQISRFSIRKFSIGAASVLLGMSLVGALSPTLVQANEQEGTAHITYHYVSEDELTEDEKKLITRSLPSDFVSGDTTYYMVYRPLPSGQQVLPATGMEERSILPIIAGAALLVCAVTFHKKKKAWLATAFVVTSFGQVLSMPEVAAITHNLFAHYTQEFDLTNGVALPETVREIAGYRFVGYIVESTPRVAMDKLEPPKIENELSAEIEESTQPLEEAPFIEQSTLPVDEVPRSEVSSANLPTVSKPVVPIEEVPVDSDQGQNPPADSTPNPEENTSVTNEDTPNAPTEPSKPTQEDPVPSDSTPNPEENTSVTNENTPNAPTEPSKSIQENPVSSNSTPSLEENTGSTNGDTPETPIESTNPTQGDSVPSESTQTSEENPTPDKESSSEVPTNPVEPEVTEDPVTPEPEKHADVLGEEVLTVTKPLAPLELMVAADKLDQGSQKEVDTTNKTPESVAAYQAAREKALAILAEANAVIVNQAASSESILEAQQKAEEALKNLEAAEAALQNRSLTKPNLNLQTLEKQDKDKSVRVTYQLMDPDNAFISATARIYAGEKFVKEVQLSKENLTGVVIPGLDYDVEYKIKTTFDYATIAEKASEALPDSDAFILERKQIELKNLRDLALYTYKNGVKTKVISLEEVGAVSDYFASFVSENGKEVQLPIKEIVAEGNAFKVIATHPELVQRNAAGNYEDDYSFRIGRIAPGQNGIYTSFKDLINSINANPSGTFTLGADLGAGELDKPEASYVTVPFTGTLNGLHDGKNYTIYGLQAPLFESTNGATLSNLNLADAAIKSGKPDVATLVNTAQNTTIRNVALSGEIEAPNNVASLVYDALNTTIQDVEADLAIRTTATTGKMLSGGLVGRLRDSSIEKAHINATIDTTVNPEQYFGGIVGTAEGTKTKIEDVYVEGLLDNKKGGRVGALAGSAGRAILNRIVSGITVKGGADYVGSGTQEKATDIYRIANRSTANVKSNKISEVTADIATEKIKAMGLMATLTDKESAVGQTSKMIDYSSLPNYEVVREIAYRNTEKLLPFYNREYIVKQGNKIAPSSKLYTTKLVSVVPMKDKQVVADFYKDKGAINRLLLNYEDGTVEYLAVAPGSTFAADTIQEYKVAGTDLLYTPEQFMSDPSEVIATAMKRVEGLTYFSEDVWKVTQGHPEKETDTPNLSPIEPYQKEILEVLYLKDSFKEVHSRAREVFEAALSQSVAGDFTTTPLKEQMKDYLKKNAVAILVGASYLNRLYKIQFGDMNVGELATFYQNFFGKQVNSLEWLANLGRMGNDALDIKNNPATYEKWIAPVSGYTNLRDYLSAYRTRFTALSENNWFKSATKAHIAEVQSKELPDQTYQVYDQLNRIDHPRMILPLLNLTSEGIYIMSNMTTLSFGMYDRYMDMSLKETNPEKYASELERVNNLVDYFAKTQGDHFDFWYRIAKPEVKERLYNRRDMPIPSWDGYLIPQFGNKASHWMPKFGEGASSRMTDFFAPIGKYYTSNGLGAYATGYLVHFVLDGMLNLYGQSVFTHEMVHNLDGTIYLGGYGRREAFGAEIYAQGLLQSTSSATNQIFALNTHADFSTVDGGKFANNRVHNLSPDRFQSEADLKDYLQGRMDVIYTLEALEGNALVDLPKEDQALFYKKIERLNELGESKIRQMTAEELNLLTFTSVDDLVDNDILLGTHGFHGNKEKIGKNGYETEVLFAANYSGLTNPHGSVDSLSIKRLSNELLAETGYDGFIAYLSNQYRAAALAEGKTFNDEYILKKITNGQYADFHAFKKAMYKRRLEKVAQLKPVTFTYNKQTYTANQDTIKQLINEAVQADLAAFKAKKATNSLFALKEAIYRAYLLDTDDFRSSIYRS; from the coding sequence ATGAAAGAATTTTATCGACAGATTAGTCGTTTTTCAATACGAAAATTTTCAATTGGTGCAGCATCTGTTTTATTAGGAATGAGTTTAGTTGGTGCCTTATCGCCAACGCTTGTTCAAGCTAACGAGCAAGAAGGAACTGCGCACATTACCTATCATTATGTTAGTGAAGACGAACTGACAGAAGATGAGAAAAAGCTTATCACACGTTCGTTACCATCTGATTTTGTCTCTGGAGATACGACCTATTACATGGTCTATCGTCCCTTACCAAGTGGTCAACAGGTCTTGCCGGCTACGGGAATGGAAGAACGTTCAATTCTTCCAATCATTGCTGGAGCTGCCTTGTTAGTGTGTGCGGTGACTTTTCATAAGAAAAAGAAAGCTTGGCTTGCGACCGCTTTTGTTGTAACCAGTTTTGGTCAGGTTCTGTCGATGCCGGAAGTAGCAGCTATTACACATAATCTCTTTGCCCATTATACGCAGGAATTTGATTTAACTAATGGAGTAGCTTTACCAGAAACAGTACGTGAAATTGCAGGCTACCGATTTGTTGGGTACATTGTTGAATCTACTCCTAGAGTAGCTATGGATAAGCTAGAACCACCAAAGATAGAAAACGAGCTATCAGCAGAAATAGAAGAGTCAACTCAACCTCTGGAAGAAGCACCGTTTATTGAACAGTCAACCTTACCAGTAGACGAAGTCCCTCGCTCAGAGGTATCAAGTGCTAATCTTCCAACAGTTTCCAAGCCTGTCGTGCCAATAGAAGAAGTTCCTGTTGATTCAGATCAAGGACAAAATCCTCCTGCTGACTCCACGCCAAATCCAGAGGAAAACACAAGTGTTACTAATGAAGACACACCTAATGCTCCTACTGAACCCTCTAAACCAACACAAGAAGATCCAGTACCATCAGACTCCACGCCAAATCCAGAGGAAAACACAAGTGTTACTAATGAAAACACACCTAATGCTCCTACTGAACCCTCTAAATCGATACAAGAAAATCCAGTATCATCAAACTCCACACCAAGTTTAGAAGAAAATACGGGGTCTACTAATGGAGATACACCCGAGACTCCTATTGAATCAACCAATCCAACTCAAGGGGATTCAGTACCATCGGAATCAACACAGACTTCAGAAGAAAATCCAACCCCTGATAAGGAATCTTCATCCGAAGTTCCAACCAATCCGGTAGAACCAGAAGTTACTGAGGATCCTGTCACTCCAGAACCAGAAAAACACGCGGATGTCCTAGGAGAAGAAGTGTTGACTGTCACGAAGCCACTTGCTCCACTTGAATTGATGGTAGCAGCTGATAAATTAGATCAAGGTTCACAAAAAGAAGTTGATACGACCAACAAAACACCAGAAAGTGTGGCAGCCTATCAAGCAGCAAGAGAAAAAGCTCTCGCGATTCTAGCAGAGGCGAATGCTGTCATTGTAAACCAAGCAGCTAGTTCAGAATCCATTCTTGAAGCGCAGCAGAAGGCAGAAGAGGCCCTTAAAAATCTAGAAGCAGCAGAAGCTGCCCTGCAAAACCGCTCTCTAACAAAGCCAAACTTGAATTTGCAAACCCTAGAAAAGCAAGATAAAGACAAGTCAGTTCGCGTAACCTATCAATTAATGGATCCTGATAATGCCTTTATTTCTGCTACTGCACGAATCTATGCAGGTGAAAAGTTTGTTAAGGAGGTTCAACTTTCCAAGGAAAATCTAACAGGAGTAGTGATTCCAGGACTAGATTATGATGTGGAATACAAGATAAAAACTACTTTTGACTATGCTACAATTGCTGAAAAAGCGAGTGAAGCACTACCAGATAGTGATGCGTTTATCTTAGAGCGTAAGCAGATTGAACTGAAAAATCTACGTGATCTTGCTCTTTACACCTACAAAAATGGAGTCAAGACAAAGGTCATCAGTTTAGAAGAAGTTGGAGCTGTCAGTGATTATTTTGCAAGTTTTGTATCAGAAAATGGCAAGGAAGTACAATTGCCAATCAAGGAAATTGTAGCAGAAGGGAATGCCTTTAAAGTAATAGCCACTCATCCTGAGCTTGTTCAACGCAATGCAGCAGGTAACTACGAAGATGACTACAGCTTTAGGATTGGTCGGATTGCTCCGGGACAAAATGGTATTTATACTTCTTTCAAAGATTTGATCAATTCGATCAATGCTAATCCAAGCGGTACGTTCACTTTAGGAGCTGATTTGGGTGCAGGAGAGTTGGACAAGCCAGAGGCGAGCTATGTAACCGTTCCATTTACAGGCACCCTAAATGGTCTGCATGATGGAAAGAATTACACAATTTATGGTTTGCAAGCCCCGCTCTTTGAAAGTACAAATGGTGCAACTTTGTCTAATCTCAATCTAGCTGATGCAGCTATTAAGAGCGGTAAGCCTGATGTAGCGACACTAGTCAATACTGCGCAAAATACGACCATTCGAAATGTTGCTCTATCTGGTGAGATTGAAGCACCAAATAATGTTGCTAGTTTAGTCTACGATGCCTTGAACACGACGATTCAAGATGTAGAGGCAGACCTTGCTATCCGTACGACAGCTACTACTGGAAAGATGTTATCTGGTGGCTTGGTGGGTCGCTTGAGAGATAGTAGTATTGAAAAAGCTCATATTAATGCCACAATTGATACAACGGTCAACCCAGAACAATATTTTGGAGGCATTGTTGGAACGGCTGAAGGGACTAAAACCAAGATTGAAGATGTCTATGTAGAAGGCCTTTTGGACAATAAAAAAGGTGGTCGTGTTGGTGCGCTTGCTGGTAGTGCTGGCAGGGCGATTTTAAACCGAATCGTATCGGGTATAACCGTCAAAGGTGGCGCAGATTATGTCGGTTCAGGTACTCAAGAAAAAGCAACGGATATCTACCGCATTGCAAATCGTTCAACAGCTAATGTGAAGTCCAATAAGATTTCCGAAGTGACTGCAGATATTGCTACTGAAAAAATTAAAGCTATGGGCTTAATGGCTACCTTGACGGACAAAGAATCGGCTGTCGGTCAAACATCGAAAATGATTGATTACAGCAGTTTGCCAAACTATGAAGTAGTGCGTGAGATTGCTTATCGCAATACGGAAAAACTGTTGCCGTTTTACAATCGTGAATACATTGTCAAGCAAGGAAATAAGATTGCTCCGTCAAGTAAGCTATACACGACTAAGCTCGTCTCAGTTGTTCCGATGAAAGACAAGCAAGTTGTGGCTGATTTCTACAAGGACAAGGGAGCGATTAATCGCCTTCTCTTGAACTATGAGGATGGTACGGTAGAATACTTAGCTGTCGCTCCAGGATCAACCTTTGCAGCTGATACTATCCAGGAATACAAGGTTGCGGGAACAGACCTGCTCTACACACCGGAACAATTTATGTCAGATCCGTCAGAAGTCATTGCAACAGCGATGAAGCGAGTAGAAGGTTTAACTTATTTTTCAGAAGATGTCTGGAAGGTCACCCAAGGTCATCCTGAGAAGGAAACAGATACTCCGAATCTCTCACCAATTGAACCTTACCAAAAGGAAATTTTAGAAGTTCTTTATCTCAAGGATTCCTTTAAGGAAGTTCATAGCCGTGCCAGGGAAGTCTTTGAAGCAGCGCTTTCCCAAAGTGTCGCAGGAGACTTTACAACAACACCGCTCAAAGAGCAGATGAAGGACTATCTGAAAAAGAATGCTGTTGCGATACTTGTGGGAGCAAGCTATCTCAACCGCCTCTATAAGATTCAATTTGGTGATATGAATGTTGGTGAACTTGCTACCTTCTATCAAAACTTCTTTGGGAAGCAAGTCAATAGCCTTGAATGGCTAGCAAATCTTGGTCGTATGGGCAATGATGCTTTGGATATCAAGAACAATCCTGCGACCTATGAGAAATGGATTGCCCCAGTCTCTGGCTATACGAATCTCCGTGATTATCTAAGCGCCTACCGTACACGTTTTACTGCTCTTAGTGAAAATAATTGGTTTAAGTCAGCCACTAAAGCTCATATCGCAGAAGTACAGTCCAAAGAATTACCAGATCAAACGTATCAAGTCTATGATCAGCTCAATCGTATTGATCACCCTCGCATGATCTTACCACTTTTGAACTTGACCTCTGAGGGAATCTACATCATGAGCAATATGACGACCCTGTCCTTTGGGATGTATGATCGGTATATGGACATGTCGCTTAAGGAAACCAACCCTGAGAAATATGCTAGTGAATTAGAACGTGTCAATAATCTAGTAGACTACTTCGCCAAAACACAGGGGGACCACTTTGATTTCTGGTACCGAATTGCGAAACCAGAAGTTAAGGAACGCCTCTACAATCGACGTGATATGCCAATTCCGTCATGGGATGGCTACCTCATTCCGCAATTTGGGAATAAGGCTTCGCACTGGATGCCGAAATTTGGAGAAGGGGCATCTAGTCGGATGACAGATTTCTTTGCACCTATTGGAAAATACTATACTTCAAATGGTCTAGGAGCTTATGCGACGGGATACTTGGTTCATTTTGTTTTGGATGGGATGCTCAACCTATATGGCCAGTCTGTATTTACCCATGAAATGGTTCATAATTTGGATGGAACAATCTATCTAGGCGGTTACGGTCGTAGAGAAGCATTTGGTGCAGAAATCTACGCCCAAGGTCTTTTGCAATCAACTAGCTCAGCTACCAACCAAATTTTCGCACTGAACACCCACGCAGACTTTTCGACAGTTGACGGTGGAAAATTTGCAAACAACCGTGTTCACAATCTATCACCAGACCGCTTCCAAAGCGAAGCAGATTTAAAAGACTACCTTCAAGGACGCATGGATGTCATTTATACCCTAGAAGCCTTGGAAGGAAATGCCTTGGTTGACTTGCCAAAAGAAGATCAAGCCCTGTTCTACAAGAAAATCGAACGCTTAAATGAGCTAGGTGAGTCGAAAATTCGTCAAATGACCGCTGAAGAGTTGAACCTATTAACCTTTACGAGCGTTGATGATTTAGTAGACAATGATATTCTTCTTGGCACTCATGGTTTCCATGGTAACAAAGAGAAGATTGGTAAAAATGGCTATGAGACAGAGGTTCTATTTGCAGCGAATTATAGCGGTTTGACCAATCCACATGGTTCTGTGGACAGCTTGAGTATTAAGCGCTTGAGTAATGAATTACTAGCTGAAACAGGTTATGATGGGTTTATCGCCTACCTATCTAACCAATATCGAGCAGCAGCGCTGGCAGAAGGCAAGACCTTTAACGATGAGTACATTCTCAAGAAAATTACCAATGGTCAATATGCTGATTTCCATGCTTTCAAGAAGGCTATGTACAAACGTCGTTTAGAGAAGGTTGCGCAGTTGAAACCAGTTACCTTCACCTACAACAAGCAGACCTATACAGCAAATCAAGATACGATAAAACAATTGATAAATGAAGCCGTTCAGGCTGATCTTGCAGCCTTCAAGGCTAAGAAAGCGACAAATAGCCTCTTCGCATTAAAAGAAGCTATTTACCGTGCTTATTTACTCGATACAGATGACTTTAGAAGTTCGATTTATCGGTCATGA
- a CDS encoding chorismate mutase — protein sequence MLSKQREKIDQIDKELVRLFEERMQTALEVVAIKKEHGLPVLDSNREAQVIEKVCSYLNDETLRQPLTELYTEMMRLSRAHQQKQLDDE from the coding sequence ATGTTATCAAAACAAAGAGAAAAAATTGATCAGATTGACAAAGAATTGGTGCGTTTATTTGAAGAACGGATGCAAACGGCATTGGAAGTAGTGGCAATCAAGAAAGAACATGGTCTGCCAGTTCTTGATAGCAACCGTGAAGCTCAAGTCATTGAAAAAGTTTGTAGCTACCTCAATGACGAGACATTGCGTCAGCCGTTGACAGAATTGTATACGGAGATGATGCGCTTATCCCGTGCCCATCAACAAAAACAATTGGATGATGAATAA
- a CDS encoding SLC13 family permease gives MQWKKKEWSTMLGLGVLMVSFLNTALDWQLFDLPSPTFAALATLVGSLILWLFVATDWPSLLTLVSLGLIPEITYGQVSQWSFGNTTFVFLLFTFVMTYALNQTSFLKRVTSKVVHSRFAMSRPSRFITAFLGVVLILSSVISPTVIFMFLLPLFEEICLQFGWKKGDKSASHLLIAMFVTIAIGTAMTPINHVFAITAMGLYAAMSKVVISNLQYMQFAVPAGLAIFFILLLSIRFLFKIDTKEIQLKELNSLRDLAPIDKQESWIVGLFLGMVVMWLVPEMLVGAFPAFVSFFKQAGIMFPPLLMTAVLALLHVEGKPLLNISEAISKGVHWPSMLLVGATLALGTVLSNEKIGVVALLNEQLSPFVVGLSSFSMVVFFVVWAGIQTNFTSNLVTVSVVTTMALTIFQSAGTQFSANIAVICCAIGFMASLAFVTAPAMPYVAISIGSGWTNSRDTFLFGCWMLIWCILSAIAIFYPLGVVILQK, from the coding sequence ATGCAGTGGAAAAAGAAAGAATGGAGTACGATGTTGGGATTGGGAGTCCTCATGGTCTCCTTTCTCAATACAGCTTTGGATTGGCAGTTATTTGATTTACCAAGCCCGACTTTTGCAGCTCTTGCAACCTTAGTTGGAAGTTTGATTTTATGGTTGTTTGTGGCAACAGATTGGCCGAGTTTACTAACATTAGTTAGTCTCGGACTGATTCCAGAAATCACTTATGGACAGGTTTCACAGTGGTCTTTTGGGAATACAACATTTGTATTTTTACTGTTTACCTTTGTGATGACCTATGCCCTGAATCAGACTTCGTTTTTAAAACGAGTCACGTCAAAAGTAGTGCACAGTCGATTCGCAATGAGCCGTCCATCACGCTTCATCACTGCTTTTTTAGGAGTTGTTCTTATCTTGAGTAGCGTGATTTCACCGACAGTTATCTTTATGTTCCTACTACCTCTTTTTGAGGAAATTTGCCTGCAATTTGGCTGGAAAAAAGGGGACAAGTCAGCGTCCCATCTCTTGATTGCCATGTTTGTTACCATTGCGATTGGGACAGCGATGACGCCAATTAACCATGTCTTTGCTATAACAGCTATGGGGCTGTATGCTGCCATGTCTAAGGTAGTCATTAGCAATTTACAATATATGCAATTTGCTGTGCCAGCAGGTCTAGCTATCTTTTTCATCTTGCTCTTATCCATTCGCTTCTTGTTCAAAATCGATACCAAGGAGATTCAATTGAAAGAGCTGAATAGTTTGAGAGATTTGGCTCCAATTGATAAACAGGAAAGCTGGATTGTTGGACTCTTTTTAGGCATGGTCGTTATGTGGTTAGTTCCTGAAATGTTAGTGGGTGCATTTCCTGCATTTGTTAGTTTCTTTAAACAAGCTGGTATTATGTTTCCACCGCTACTGATGACAGCTGTGCTGGCCTTATTGCATGTCGAAGGTAAGCCGCTATTGAATATTTCAGAAGCCATTTCAAAAGGTGTGCACTGGCCAAGTATGCTCTTAGTCGGAGCAACTTTGGCTTTGGGGACGGTTTTATCAAACGAAAAAATAGGTGTGGTTGCTCTTTTGAATGAGCAGCTATCACCATTTGTGGTAGGGCTTAGTTCATTTTCAATGGTGGTGTTCTTTGTTGTTTGGGCAGGTATTCAGACCAACTTTACCTCTAATCTGGTGACAGTTTCTGTCGTGACAACCATGGCTCTGACGATTTTCCAATCGGCAGGAACTCAATTTTCAGCCAATATTGCAGTTATCTGCTGTGCGATTGGTTTTATGGCTTCGCTTGCCTTTGTGACAGCTCCAGCCATGCCTTATGTAGCGATTTCGATTGGTTCAGGTTGGACGAATAGTCGCGATACGTTTCTATTTGGTTGTTGGATGCTCATCTGGTGTATCCTATCAGCCATTGCTATTTTCTATCCACTTGGAGTAGTCATTTTACAGAAATAG